In one window of Anser cygnoides isolate HZ-2024a breed goose chromosome 3, Taihu_goose_T2T_genome, whole genome shotgun sequence DNA:
- the EEF1A1 gene encoding elongation factor 1-alpha 1 translates to MGKEKTHINIVVIGHVDSGKSTTTGHLIYKCGGIDKRTIEKFEKEAAEMGKGSFKYAWVLDKLKAERERGITIDISLWKFETSKYYVTIIDAPGHRDFIKNMITGTSQADCAVLIVAAGVGEFEAGISKNGQTREHALLAYTLGVKQLIVGVNKMDSTEPPYSQKRYEEIVKEVSTYIKKIGYNPDTVAFVPISGWNGDNMLEPSSNMPWFKGWKVTRKDGNASGTTLLEALDCILPPTRPTDKPLRLPLQDVYKIGGIGTVPVGRVETGVLKPGMVVTFAPVNVTTEVKSVEMHHEALSEALPGDNVGFNVKNVSVKDVRRGNVAGDSKNDPPMEAAGFTAQVIILNHPGQISAGYAPVLDCHTAHIACKFAELKEKIDRRSGKKLEDGPKFLKSGDAAIVDMIPGKPMCVESFSDYPPLGRFAVRDMRQTVAVGVIKAVDKKAGGAGKVTKSAQKAQKAK, encoded by the exons atgggaaaggaaaagaccCACATCAACATCGTCGTCATCGGCCACGTCGATTCCGGCAAGTCCACCACTACCGGCCACCTCATCTACAAATGCGGTGGTATCGACAAGAGGACCATCGAGAAGTTCGAGAAGGAAGCCGCTGAG ATGGGCAAGGGTTCCTTCAAATACGCCTGGGTCTTGGACAAGCTGAAAGCTGAACGTGAGCGTGGTATCACCATTGATATTTCCCTGTGGAAATTCGAAACCAGCAAGTACTACGTCACCATCATTGATGCCCCTGGACACAGAGACTTCATTAAGAACATGATTACTGGAACTTCTCAG gctGATTGTGCTGTCCTGATTGTTGCTGCTGGTGTTGGTGAGTTTGAGGCCGGTATTTCTAAGAACGGGCAGACCCGTGAGCATGCCCTTCTGGCCTACACCCTGGGTGTGAAACAGCTGATTGTTGGTGTCAACAAGATGGATTCCACTGAGCCACCTTATAGCCAGAAGAGATACGAAGAGATTGTCAAAGAAGTCAGCACTTACATCAAGAAAATTGGCTACAACCCAGACACTGTAGCTTTTGTGCCAATTTCTGGTTGGAATGGAGACAACATGCTGGAGCCTAGCTCTAAT ATGCCCTGGTTCAAGGGATGGAAGGTTACCCGGAAAGATGGCAATGCCAGTGGAACCACCCTCCTTGAGGCTTTGGACTGCATCCTGCCACCAACTCGTCCAACTGACAAACCTCTGCGTCTGCCTCTTCAAGATGTCTACAAAATTGGCG GCATTGGTACTGTACCAGTTGGCCGTGTGGAAACAGGTGTCCTGAAGCCAGGCATGGTGGTTACATTTGCCCCTGTCAATGTTACGACTGAAGTAAAATCTGTTGAGATGCACCATGAGGCCCTGAGCGAAGCTCTGCCTGGTGACAACGTCGGCTTCAACGTGAAGAACGTGTCTGTGAAAGACGTTCGCCGTGGTAACGTTGCTGGTGACAGCAAGAATGATCCTCCAATGGAAGCTGCTGGCTTCACTGCACAG gttatTATCCTGAACCACCCTGGCCAAATTAGCGCTGGTTATGCCCCTGTGCTGGATTGCCATACTGCTCACATTGCTTGCAAATTTGCTGAGCTCAAAGAGAAGATTGATCGTCGTTCTGGCAAGAAGCTGGAGGATGGCCCTAAATTCCTGAAATCCGGAGACGCTGCCATTGTTGACATGATTCCTGGCAAACCTATGTGTGTTGAGAGCTTCTCCGATTATCCTCCTCTGG GTCGTTTTGCCGTGCGTGACATGAGACAGACGGTTGCTGTTGGTGTCATCAAAGCAGTTGACAAGAAGGCTGGTGGCGCTGGCAAGGTCACAAAGTCTGCCCAGAAGGCCCAGAAGGCTAAATGA